ACACTCATGCCGGAAGCTTTCGGCAGGAAAATAGCGTAACCCGCTGTCATATATACCATCCTAGCGCCACTCAGCCGGCCTCTTATGCTTAACCGGCTTCTGGGAGCTAGTAATTGGTATTGTTTACCTGTCTGTTTCTTGTGTGCTGCCGTATGGCTGTTGTCTTGTTTGAAGCCCAGTATAATCCGCCCATAGCTTTTTTTGCCGCTTTGGTGGGAGCCGACACGCTGCTGCTGGAAGCCCAGGAACATTACCGTAAGCAAACCTACCGCAACCGCTGCCTGATTCTGACGGCCCAAGGCGTGCAGCCGCTTACGGTGCCTGTGGTGGACGGCAACCGCAGCGAAAAAGTCAAAAGCAGTGAAATCGAAATCGACTACCGCCAAAACTGGACCCACCGCCATTGGCGCACCTTGCAAACCGCCTATGGCAGCAGTCCGTACTTCGAGTATTATGCCGACTACCTGCACGACCTGTACCGGCAAAAACCTGCGCTTTTATTTGACTTCAACGTCAGCCTGCTGCATTTTTATCTAAAATGCCTGCGCTTCCGACTGCCAGTAGAGTTTACAGCCGAGTACGTCTCTCCTACTTCACACTCACTTATTCACTCACTCGCCCATTCACTCATCGAGGACCGGCGCGACTGGCTGACACCCAAGCCTGCTGCCGCAGCTGAACCTGACAGGACGTCGGCGCGGCCGTACGCGCAAAGCTTTGGTAAAGATTTTGTTCCCGGTCTCAGCATCTTAGACCTGCTGTTTATGCAGGGCCCGGCCGCCGGCAGTTTTCTTGCGTAGTGTAGCTGCCGCCCCCGAACCTTCGCCCGCACCCATCTGTTTTCAGACCAGTAGCGGCCCAACCTGCTCCCATGTCGTATAGTCGCGTATACATCGGGGTTGCGGGGTTCCGTTTTTCTTCACTACCTTATCTGCATGGAAGCTAAATTCTCAAATCGAGTCAAGGAGGTCATCTCCCTGAGCCGGGAAGAGGCCATCCGGCTCGGGCACGATTATATCGGCACCGAACACCTGTTGCTGGGCATGATTCGCGAAGGGGAAGGCACGGCCATCGGCCTGCTCAAGAAATTGGGTGTGTCGGTAGACGAGCTAAAGTATGCCTTGGAGCAAGCCACCCGGAATACGGCTACGCAGGGCACGAGCATTACCGGCTCGATTCCTCTTACGAAGCAAACCGAAAAGGTCCTCAAAATCACCTACCTCGAAGCCAAAATCTTCAAGAGCGAGATTATTGGCACTGAGCATCTGTTGTTGTCCATCCTGCGGGATGAAGACAACATTTCGTCCCAAATCCTGAGCAAATTCAACGTGAACTACGAATCCGTGCGCGATTCGCTGGATTACCACGGTAACACGGCGAACAACCCGACCTCCGGCCCCGAGGCCGACGACGACGACAACGACCGTCTGTTTGGCGGCTCCGGCGCTGGCCGGGGCGGTGCTGGCAGCGGCTCGGCCGCTAAAAAAGGCAACGAAAAGTCGCGCACGCCGGTGCTCGACAACTTTGGCCGCGACCTGACCAAGCTGGCGGAAGAAGATAAACTGGACCCCATTGTGGGCCGCGAAAAAGAAATTGAGCGCGTAGCCCAGATTCTGAGCCGCCGCAAAAAAAACAACCCCATTCTCATCGGGGAGCCCGGCGTTGGTAAAACCGCCATTGCTGAAGGCTTGGCCCTGCGCATCATCCAGAAGAAAGTGTCGCGGGTGCTATTCGGCAAGCGCGTGGTAACGCTGGACCTGGCTTCGCTGGTGGCTGGTACCAAATACCGCGGCCAGTTTGAGGAGCGCATGAAGGCCGTAATGAACGAGCTGGAGAAGTCGCCCGACGTTATCCTGTTCATTGACGAGCTGCATACTATCGTGGGCGCTGGCGGCGCTTCGGGTTCCCTGGATGCCTCGAACATGTTTAAGCCGGCCCTGGCCCGCGGCGAAATTCAGTGCATCGGTGCTACTACGCTCGATGAGTATCGGCAGTACATCGAGAAAGATGGCGCCCTGGCCCGTCGTTTTCAGATGGTAATGGTGGACCCCACCTCGCCGGAGGAAACCATCGAAATCCTGCACAACATCAAAGACAAGTACCAGGACCACCACCACGTCCTGTACACCGACAAAGCCATTGAGGCCTGTGTGAAGCTGTCGGACCGCTACATGTCAGACCGCTTCTTGCCGGACAAGGCCATTGACATTCTGGACGAGGCCGGAGCCCGTGTGCACATCAACAACATCGTGGTACCGGAGGATATTCTCAAGCTCGAAGAGCAGATTGAGAACATCAAGACCGAGAAAAACCGGGTGGTGAAGTCGCAGAAGTATGAGGAGGCCGCCAAGCTCCGCGACACGGAGAAGAAACTTATTGATCAGCTCGACCAGGCCAAGAAGGACTGGGAGGAGGAGACCAAGAAGAAGCGCTACACTGTGAAGGAGGAAAACGTGGCTGAGGTTATTGCCATGATGACCGGCATTCCCGTTTCGCGCGTGGCCCAGAACGAAAGCCAGAAGCTGCTCAATATGGGTGAGGAGCTGCAAGGCAAGGTCATTGGCCAGGACAAGGCCATTACCCAACTGGTAAAAGCCATTCAGCGTACCCGCGTAGGCCTAAAAGACCCCAAGAAGCCCATCGGCTCCTTCGTGTTCCTCGGCCCGACGGGCGTGGGTAAGACGGAACTGGCCAAAGTACTGGCTACCTACCTCTTCGACAAGGAAGACGCGCTGGTGCGCATCGACATGTCGGAGTACATGGAGAAGTTCAGCGTGTCGCGCCTGGTGGGTGCGCCTCCCGGTTATGTAGGGTATGAAGAAGGCGGGCAGCTGACGGAAAAAATCCGCCGCAAGCCTTACTCGGTAATCCTGCTCGACGAAATTGAGAAGGCTCACCCTGACGTATACAACCTGCTGCTACAAGTGCTCGACGACGGTATCCTGACCGACGGCTTGGGCCGCAAGGTGGACTTCCGCAATACCATCATCATCATGACCTCCAACATTGGGGCGCGTGACTTGCAGGACTTCGGCGCGGGCATCGGCTTCGGTACCAAGGCCCGGCAAGAAAACATGGACGAGATTACGAAGGGCACCATTACCAATGCCCTGCGCAAAACCTTCTCGCCCGAGTTCCTCAACCGCTTGGACGACGTGATTGTCTTTAACTCGCTGGAGAAGAAAGACATCCACCGCATTATCGACATCTCGCTGCACAAGCTGCTCTCGCGCATCCAAACGCTGGGCTACCGCGTAGAGCTGACCGATGCTGCCAAGGACTTCGTGGCCGAGAAAGGCTATGACCCCAAGTTTGGCGCCCGTCCGCTGAACCGGGCCATCCAGAAATACATCGAGGACCCGATAGCGGAGGAAATTCTGAAAGCTGAAATTGCTCAGGGCGACGTCATCACCGCCGACTACAAAGAAGGCAGCGAGGAGCTAACCTTCGCCGTCAGCAAGAGTGGCGAAGCCCCAGACCTTCCCAGCGACGAGCGACCCGCCGAAGCCCCTGAGTCGGGTGACGACGCTGATGCAAAGAAGTAAAGTGAGTAGTACATAATCTAAACCGGCCGGTTCCTGCGAAGGAGCCGGCCGGTTTTGTATTTTTGAGAAAACCTCAGTTTCCATGGAATCACCCCGCAAGCGCCGTTACACCGAGGAGGAATACTTAGCTATGGAATATGTCTCTGAGTTCAAGCATGAATTCGTAGACGGCCAAATTTATCCCTGGGGCCATCCCAATATGCTGGGCATGTACGATGTGCAGGCTATGTCAGGTGCCTCGCTACCGCATAATACCATTGCTGGCAATGCTTTTGGTTTGCTTCGCAATGCGCTACGAGGCAAAGGCTGCCGTCCGCACAATAGCGACATGCGCGTGCATATTCCATTAACCGGAACGTACCTCTATCCAGATGTGCTAGTAGTATGTGGCCAGCCCGAAATTCTCAAAAATGGCAAGATAGACCTGCTGCTGAATCCCGTGGTCATCATTGAAGTGCTATCTGACTCCACGGCTGACTACGACCGAAGCGGCAAGTTTATGCGCTACCGCAGTATTGAATCGGTACGGGACTACTTGTTGCTTGACTCGCGCAGTGTGCGGGCGGAGCTGTATTCGCGCATGGAAAACGGACAGTGGACGTTAACGGAAATCCTGGACCCGGCCGGGGCGGTTATTTTAGCGAGTGTAAAATCTACGCTGGCAATGGCTGAGTTGTATGAGGATGTAACGTTTGAACTATAGTGCCAGCTAATGGTATGAAAATACAGGTCATGGCCGCTCTAATTGCGGCAGTATCATTACCGTGTACAGCGCAGACTCAAGTAGACTCACTGCTTAAAAATGTGCGGCTAGAAATTACTGATAGGACGCGGAAGGTTTACAGTTTGTATGTGTTAAACGACTTAGGACAAGAAAGCCTATCAGCTTCTTTCGCTATTCAAGACACTGATAGCACCATCTATTATTTTGACAACCAAGCCTTTACAATTACCGCATCCAAACATAACAAGCAGCTTTGGAAGGCTGATTACAGATACGCGTTCTTACTTACCAAGGCGGGCAGGTTCACGACATATGGCTTGACGATAAGTTCATCCACCTAGCTTGCGGGACTTGTGAGGGTGTCTTCAATAAGAAGACGGGCGCAGAAATACCTGCGGGGGGCTGCGATTAAACTGCCCACACCGCTCGTACCATCTACCGCACCCGAAATTCTAGTGCGGCTTTTCTGTACCTACACGTTACCATTGACCTACGGGTCAGTGTAGCTGTTCAGGCGCAACTATGTCAGTGATGCTCACTTATGAACGACTTGTGTGCCGCTGAGAAAGCAGCTTGGCCAGCATTCGTAATCCAGCTGCTCCGTAGCGGTGCGCCCGGCTGAAAGTCGGTAAGGGGGCGGGCAGTTGGGGCCAGTCTACCAGGCGGAAGTAGTGCAGAGCAGCCTTTATATTTTTTTGCTTCACGGTTTCCATCAGCAAGTCATAAAGCACCACTTGGCGCTCAGCCTCAACTTGCTGATAATAATGGGCAGGTAGATGGTGGCGAATAATGTCGAAGAAGGCTAATGAATCCTGGCGTTTCTGGTACCAGCTGGCACCTGAGAAGGCTCCTTTGGCGTGCACTCGGTACACGCCCATTACCTCGGGCCAGTAGCGCGCCTTACCGCCTCCGGCCAGCACCCAGTAGTAGATAGCCAAGTCGGGATAAGGCAGCTCATAATAATATGCGGGCAGCTCCTGCACCGGCCGGCGGAATATGGCTGATACAGTATAGATTGGATTGCCCAAGTAGATAATTTCGTGTAGGTTCAGGATATGCCGTGCGGTACCTAACTGGGGGGCAGCAGGCTGCGTGTGCTGCCGGGTAGTTTCGTGATACAGCTGCACGCCGTGGAAGCTGACGTGGCAAGTGGCATCCGCTTCCATTAGCTCCACCTGTTTTTGCAGCTTCAGTGGATCGGTCCAGTAGTCGTCGCCGTCGAGCATGGCTACGTACTTGCCGGTGCACATGCGGTAGGTAGGCTCCAGCACCGGCACCATGCCCAGATTTTTAGGCGACAGGAACAGCTTGATCCGGTCAGGATATTGTTTCTGGTAGGCTTGCACGATTTCACGCGTCCGGTCTGAAGAGCAGTCCTCGCCGATTATCAGCTCCACTCTGAACGTGGTTTCCTGCATCAGCACGCCCTCAATGGCCTGCGCAATGTAGGGCTCGTGGTTGTAGGTAATAAGCCAGACGCTCACCAGCGGCTGCTCGGCGGGGCAGACTGAAGGGGCAGCGGAGGCAGCAGCAACTAAAGTGTTCATCCGTGCCGCTCAGCGCTGGGGTTCCCGGTACACGTAGGTCGTATACTCATATAGGCCGTAGTCGTGGCGAAATACCACGTGTCTGCTCAGCTGGCGCTTCAGAAAGGCGGCCAGCGTGTCTAGCGGCAGGTGGAACAAATCGTCCCGCTCCCAGTCTACGTGCTTGGTCATGACGTTGAAGGCTAGGCCTACTCGGGCTTTGGCAAACACGGTTTGCAGCAGTTGCTGCGCATAGGTCCACATGTCGTCGAAGCCAACCGTACACTTTTGGGTTAGCACCCCATTCATCAGGATGTAGTCGAAAGCGGGCAAGGCTTCCGGCTCACGCAGCACATCCAGAGCTAGAAGCGGCACCTCCGGGTATTTGGCGCGGGCCAGTTGCAGGTACTTCTCCGAAACATCGAGTCCTGTATAGTGTATGCGGTGTTGCAGGCCGTGGTCGAGTAGATACTGGTAGAGGTGGGCCGGGCCGCAGCCGAAGTCGAGGACGCGCACCGGCTCGGGCCCGCCAAGGCGTAGCAGGTCCAGCATCACCCCGTAACGGGTCTGAGCATCGGCTTCGTTGGGCCAGCCCACGCCCAGGTGGTTGTCGCCGTGCGCTTGCAGGTAGTCTTCGCAATGAGCAACAATGGTATGGTGAGGCGGCGGAGAGAAGTCAGTGGGCTGCATAGGTGGAAAAGGTAGATGGGGTAGTGTTCTGGCGGCTATAGCACTTGAGCTTGCATTAGGGTTTGCCGGATCCAGGCCGGGGAGTTGTGCATCAGCACATCAATGATGGACAAGCCCGGAACAAAAACCGGAGCGGCCTGCGGATACGGCGGCAACCACGGCCGCAGCAGCCGCAGCTGCACTTCGTGCCGGGCAAGGTGAGCCGCCGAGTACAGATGGCCCCCGCCTTCCATGTTCAGGTACTCGTCGGCACGCAGGTGCGTGCAAATGGCCGCTATCCGGTCGGCTCCCACCAGGCCAGGGGCTTTGGGCAAGGCTGAGCTACGGGAAAGCTGAGGCTTCCAACCCAGATACTGCGCCACGGCCAGCAGACTTTCCTGGACGATATCCGTAACATTCAGCGAGGATGGCCTGAGCAGAATCTGCTCCAGCAGCGGAAAGCACGCCGCGAAGTACGGTGCTTTCCTGTAGGCTTGCTCAATAGTCCGGATCAGCTTGCGCCGGGCGTGGTCACCGGGCTGTAGCTGCACTTGGTGAATTAGCTTATTCTGGGAAGCCTGCTCTAAAGGCACCGTAAACAGATGCTCCCGTCCTGCTACCAAAATACGGTTGCGGTTGATCCAGCCCCGGGTGATGAACTGCACATCATCCAGCAGCACAAACTTGTCGGCGGCGTGCAAGAGCTGAAAATAGCCCAGGTACGGAAACAAATAGGGTTGCATCACGGCCACGCGCATAGCTCCCTACGCCATGGTAAGCTGAATAATCTGGGCAATGCGGGCTACATCTGCTTCGGCCAGCTCATAGTACAGCGGCAGACACAGCACCCGACTGGCTACATCCGTTGCCACAGGACAATCAGCCGAGGGCGCGTAAGGCAACGTGGTCAGAACTGGGTAGAAGTAACGCCGGGGGTAGATACCGGCTTGTTGCAGGGCGTCACATACCCGCAGCAGTTCAGCTTCGGAGCGAAACAGCACTGGATAATATGAGTACGTGGGCGTGGTTGCGGGTGGCAGCTGGGGGCACTGGAGCTTGGCCGGAGCTAGCAGTTGGTCGTAGAGCTGCACTAAGGCACGGCGGCGGCGCATCAGCTCCGGCACATGGGGCAATACGCATAATCCCAGAGCGGCATGAATCTCGGAGTTTTTTGCGTTGATGCCCAGGCCGGCAAACGTATGGGCTCCTTCGTGGCCGAAGTTGCGCATGTACGCCAGCTTACGAGCCAACTCGTCGTTATCGGTTACAATGGCCCCCCCTTCCCCCGTGTGAAAAAGCTTGGTGGCGTGAAAGCTCAGCGTTGATACGTCGCCGTGCCGGAGCAGGGAAGTGCCGTGGTATTGCACGCCAAAGGCGTGGGCGGCATCGTAAATAACCCGCAGGCCGTGTCGCTGCGCCACCTGTTCGATTTGCTCCACAGCGCAGGGTGTGCCAAAAACGTGGGTAGCCACAATGGCCTGAGTGGCTGGTGTGATGGCGGCCTCCAGCAGGTCGGGGTTCAGGCACAGGCTGCGCGGGTCCACGTCCACGAACACGGGGCGGCACTGCTCCCACACAATGCTGCTGGTGGTGGCCACGTACGAAAACGGGGTCGTAAGTACGTCGCCACGAATATCCAAGGCTTTGATGGCCAGCTGTAAAGCCAGCGTACCGTTGCTGACAAAAAGCAAGTGCTTGACACCCAGATACTGCCGAAGCGCCTCTTCCAGTTCCGTTACTAAAGGCCCCTCGTTGGTTATCCAGCCGCACTCCCAGACACCACGCAGGCGCGCATGGTATTCTTCAAGAGGCGGTAAAAAAGCCTTTGTTACGGTAATCATGTACTAAACGAAGCAACCCGGCGTTATCCTAAGTTTCGGCAAGATACGCATTGAAGCAAAGGTTAAGCCACACCTGTGTAGCGTCAATAGCTTACTTGAAGCTTAGCACTAGTTCTTGTCATTGTACCAGGCGGAGCGTAGCACACTGAGTGTGAGGCACTACGAGCGCAGATGAAGGCCGAGGCCGGCTTCATCCGTGGGCACAGTCGACGACGCTGAAAAGAGGCCGTGTACTGTGACCGGCCCGTTATAAAAGACGCGCCGCACCCGAAATTCTGGTGCGGCTTTTCTTACC
This region of Hymenobacter sp. YIM 151500-1 genomic DNA includes:
- a CDS encoding WbqC family protein; translated protein: MAVVLFEAQYNPPIAFFAALVGADTLLLEAQEHYRKQTYRNRCLILTAQGVQPLTVPVVDGNRSEKVKSSEIEIDYRQNWTHRHWRTLQTAYGSSPYFEYYADYLHDLYRQKPALLFDFNVSLLHFYLKCLRFRLPVEFTAEYVSPTSHSLIHSLAHSLIEDRRDWLTPKPAAAAEPDRTSARPYAQSFGKDFVPGLSILDLLFMQGPAAGSFLA
- a CDS encoding ATP-dependent Clp protease ATP-binding subunit — its product is MEAKFSNRVKEVISLSREEAIRLGHDYIGTEHLLLGMIREGEGTAIGLLKKLGVSVDELKYALEQATRNTATQGTSITGSIPLTKQTEKVLKITYLEAKIFKSEIIGTEHLLLSILRDEDNISSQILSKFNVNYESVRDSLDYHGNTANNPTSGPEADDDDNDRLFGGSGAGRGGAGSGSAAKKGNEKSRTPVLDNFGRDLTKLAEEDKLDPIVGREKEIERVAQILSRRKKNNPILIGEPGVGKTAIAEGLALRIIQKKVSRVLFGKRVVTLDLASLVAGTKYRGQFEERMKAVMNELEKSPDVILFIDELHTIVGAGGASGSLDASNMFKPALARGEIQCIGATTLDEYRQYIEKDGALARRFQMVMVDPTSPEETIEILHNIKDKYQDHHHVLYTDKAIEACVKLSDRYMSDRFLPDKAIDILDEAGARVHINNIVVPEDILKLEEQIENIKTEKNRVVKSQKYEEAAKLRDTEKKLIDQLDQAKKDWEEETKKKRYTVKEENVAEVIAMMTGIPVSRVAQNESQKLLNMGEELQGKVIGQDKAITQLVKAIQRTRVGLKDPKKPIGSFVFLGPTGVGKTELAKVLATYLFDKEDALVRIDMSEYMEKFSVSRLVGAPPGYVGYEEGGQLTEKIRRKPYSVILLDEIEKAHPDVYNLLLQVLDDGILTDGLGRKVDFRNTIIIMTSNIGARDLQDFGAGIGFGTKARQENMDEITKGTITNALRKTFSPEFLNRLDDVIVFNSLEKKDIHRIIDISLHKLLSRIQTLGYRVELTDAAKDFVAEKGYDPKFGARPLNRAIQKYIEDPIAEEILKAEIAQGDVITADYKEGSEELTFAVSKSGEAPDLPSDERPAEAPESGDDADAKK
- a CDS encoding Uma2 family endonuclease, which gives rise to MESPRKRRYTEEEYLAMEYVSEFKHEFVDGQIYPWGHPNMLGMYDVQAMSGASLPHNTIAGNAFGLLRNALRGKGCRPHNSDMRVHIPLTGTYLYPDVLVVCGQPEILKNGKIDLLLNPVVIIEVLSDSTADYDRSGKFMRYRSIESVRDYLLLDSRSVRAELYSRMENGQWTLTEILDPAGAVILASVKSTLAMAELYEDVTFEL
- a CDS encoding glycosyltransferase family 2 protein, which translates into the protein MNTLVAAASAAPSVCPAEQPLVSVWLITYNHEPYIAQAIEGVLMQETTFRVELIIGEDCSSDRTREIVQAYQKQYPDRIKLFLSPKNLGMVPVLEPTYRMCTGKYVAMLDGDDYWTDPLKLQKQVELMEADATCHVSFHGVQLYHETTRQHTQPAAPQLGTARHILNLHEIIYLGNPIYTVSAIFRRPVQELPAYYYELPYPDLAIYYWVLAGGGKARYWPEVMGVYRVHAKGAFSGASWYQKRQDSLAFFDIIRHHLPAHYYQQVEAERQVVLYDLLMETVKQKNIKAALHYFRLVDWPQLPAPLPTFSRAHRYGAAGLRMLAKLLSQRHTSRS
- a CDS encoding class I SAM-dependent methyltransferase, with translation MQPTDFSPPPHHTIVAHCEDYLQAHGDNHLGVGWPNEADAQTRYGVMLDLLRLGGPEPVRVLDFGCGPAHLYQYLLDHGLQHRIHYTGLDVSEKYLQLARAKYPEVPLLALDVLREPEALPAFDYILMNGVLTQKCTVGFDDMWTYAQQLLQTVFAKARVGLAFNVMTKHVDWERDDLFHLPLDTLAAFLKRQLSRHVVFRHDYGLYEYTTYVYREPQR
- a CDS encoding WbqC family protein, with amino-acid sequence MQPYLFPYLGYFQLLHAADKFVLLDDVQFITRGWINRNRILVAGREHLFTVPLEQASQNKLIHQVQLQPGDHARRKLIRTIEQAYRKAPYFAACFPLLEQILLRPSSLNVTDIVQESLLAVAQYLGWKPQLSRSSALPKAPGLVGADRIAAICTHLRADEYLNMEGGGHLYSAAHLARHEVQLRLLRPWLPPYPQAAPVFVPGLSIIDVLMHNSPAWIRQTLMQAQVL
- a CDS encoding DegT/DnrJ/EryC1/StrS family aminotransferase; its protein translation is MITVTKAFLPPLEEYHARLRGVWECGWITNEGPLVTELEEALRQYLGVKHLLFVSNGTLALQLAIKALDIRGDVLTTPFSYVATTSSIVWEQCRPVFVDVDPRSLCLNPDLLEAAITPATQAIVATHVFGTPCAVEQIEQVAQRHGLRVIYDAAHAFGVQYHGTSLLRHGDVSTLSFHATKLFHTGEGGAIVTDNDELARKLAYMRNFGHEGAHTFAGLGINAKNSEIHAALGLCVLPHVPELMRRRRALVQLYDQLLAPAKLQCPQLPPATTPTYSYYPVLFRSEAELLRVCDALQQAGIYPRRYFYPVLTTLPYAPSADCPVATDVASRVLCLPLYYELAEADVARIAQIIQLTMA